A genome region from Deltaproteobacteria bacterium includes the following:
- a CDS encoding ABC transporter substrate-binding protein — translation MKRFALGKLLVVLILGITLIVLGAKGARADEKGPVRFGSLVMLTGFLATPGLDMQRGEQIAVEEINKAGGVLGRKLELIYEDTESTSEKAVEAVRKLIDINKVKIIIGTYSSWAGLATGEITNKRHILQVAVAPTSPQMRKVGPYFFNMSATDDVLAPKLARGAFKVTGAKRWGSIIQNDPFGIGIEVYTCKTVKELGGECVTKVRFEHGEKDFRPELQRLFSAKPEAVFFTSQGEDAKLLLKQIYELGLKPPKGFWADYMTMWSSDAIPETAEGIRGWVAGAEAAPDYVNRYREKYGEPPLTVWGSYAYDAVWTVSMAVNYAHTTDPEVLKDVLPLVVKRYKGVTGDKTFDKDGMQADEEIRWMIYHDGKLVPYDIGD, via the coding sequence ATGAAAAGGTTCGCACTAGGAAAACTACTGGTTGTCTTGATTCTGGGGATCACCCTCATCGTTCTGGGAGCCAAAGGAGCAAGGGCAGATGAGAAGGGCCCTGTCAGGTTCGGCTCCCTGGTCATGCTCACGGGCTTCCTGGCCACACCGGGGCTGGACATGCAGAGAGGGGAACAGATCGCCGTTGAGGAGATCAATAAGGCAGGTGGGGTACTCGGAAGAAAGCTCGAGCTGATCTATGAAGACACCGAGTCCACCTCCGAGAAGGCGGTGGAGGCCGTGCGCAAGCTGATCGACATCAACAAGGTGAAGATCATCATAGGAACCTATTCCAGCTGGGCTGGGCTCGCTACGGGCGAGATCACCAACAAGCGGCACATCCTCCAAGTGGCCGTGGCCCCCACTTCGCCCCAGATGCGCAAAGTCGGCCCATATTTCTTCAACATGTCGGCAACGGACGATGTCTTGGCACCCAAGCTCGCGAGGGGAGCGTTCAAGGTCACCGGCGCAAAACGATGGGGTTCCATAATCCAGAACGATCCCTTCGGAATCGGGATCGAGGTTTACACGTGCAAGACCGTAAAGGAACTCGGAGGGGAATGCGTGACCAAGGTCAGGTTTGAACACGGCGAAAAGGACTTTAGGCCCGAACTCCAAAGGCTGTTTTCCGCAAAGCCTGAGGCCGTGTTCTTCACAAGCCAGGGCGAAGACGCAAAGCTCCTTCTGAAACAGATCTACGAACTCGGCCTGAAACCACCCAAAGGGTTCTGGGCCGACTACATGACCATGTGGTCGAGCGACGCCATCCCCGAGACGGCCGAAGGGATCAGGGGGTGGGTCGCCGGTGCCGAAGCCGCACCAGACTATGTCAACAGGTACAGGGAAAAGTACGGCGAACCCCCTTTGACGGTGTGGGGATCATATGCATACGACGCGGTATGGACCGTGTCGATGGCGGTCAACTACGCTCATACAACCGACCCAGAGGTGCTCAAGGATGTGCTTCCCCTCGTAGTCAAACGCTACAAGGGCGTTACAGGAGACAAGACGTTTGACAAAGACGGCATGCAGGCCGACGAGGAGATCCGTTGGATGATCTATCACGATGGAAAGCTAGTTCCCTACGATATAGGGGACTAG
- a CDS encoding proline/glycine betaine ABC transporter permease, whose protein sequence is MDWLVHNLGVVFDTIGAVTAVVLNSFERFMLWLPWWSVLMLVALFAWWLAGRRTTIFSVAGMYFIFTLGLWDLCMATLALMATAVLISNAVGIPLGIISARSNRVEAILRSIMDVMQTMPAFVYLIPALMFFGIGKVPGVMACVIYALPPVVRLTNLGIRQVPAELVEAAHAFGSTQNQLLFKVQLPVALPSIMAGVNQTIMLSLGMVVLAAMIAAGGLGREVLLALGQIDIGRGVMAGTSIVILAMVLDRITQGLGKQRRRTEKARG, encoded by the coding sequence ATGGACTGGCTCGTACACAACCTGGGAGTGGTTTTCGATACCATAGGAGCTGTTACTGCGGTGGTGTTGAATAGCTTCGAGAGGTTTATGCTTTGGCTGCCATGGTGGTCGGTTCTTATGCTCGTTGCTCTGTTTGCCTGGTGGTTGGCCGGCCGCCGAACTACGATATTCAGTGTGGCCGGGATGTACTTCATTTTTACGCTCGGATTATGGGACCTGTGCATGGCTACCCTGGCCCTTATGGCAACGGCAGTGCTTATCTCGAATGCGGTGGGCATCCCTCTTGGAATAATCTCTGCCCGCAGTAACCGGGTGGAAGCCATATTGAGGTCGATAATGGATGTGATGCAGACCATGCCCGCCTTCGTCTATCTTATCCCTGCCCTGATGTTCTTTGGCATTGGTAAAGTGCCCGGCGTAATGGCTTGTGTAATCTACGCCTTGCCCCCAGTAGTCCGGCTGACCAATCTGGGCATCAGGCAGGTTCCCGCCGAACTGGTGGAGGCCGCCCATGCCTTCGGTTCCACCCAAAACCAGCTCTTGTTCAAAGTCCAGTTACCCGTCGCCTTGCCCTCGATTATGGCCGGGGTCAACCAGACCATAATGCTTTCTCTAGGCATGGTGGTTCTGGCAGCAATGATTGCGGCTGGGGGACTAGGTCGGGAGGTTCTCCTGGCGTTGGGGCAAATTGATATCGGCCGAGGGGTTATGGCGGGGACCAGTATTGTTATTCTGGCTATGGTGCTGGATAGGATTACTCAGGGCCTGGGCAAGCAGCGAAGAAGGACAGAAAAGGCCCGAGGCTGA